The Anaerolineae bacterium genomic interval GGATGGTTTTTAAGATCTTCATCCTGAAGCGGGGTTATTACATGCTTGTAAGCCTCTATACTGAGTCCAAGCTGTAATACTGTATAATGCAGAATATGTGTGAATACTTCCGAGTCTGACTGATATCCTGTGTATCCTTGAAATCCACGTGACATTAGATACTCCCTAATAGGAACAAAGGCTGTATTTTCTCCGTTTGTCATGGTGGAAAATCCCTGGATAAAAAAAGGATGGCACGCATAAAGATTTATCTCATAATTGGTGTTCTGTCTTCCCTGCGCCATGATGACTCGGGCGCCAAGTTCCATCCGGTTAATATTTAAATGCTCGGCCAGCTCGAGAGGCTCGCCAATCTCCTTTATCATGATCGTATCCGGCCAAAAAGAAAATACTATCATGTCTTTTTTTTCTTCTCCCATTTTTTGAAGCTCAAGGCGTAGAATCAGCAATCTGCTACATAACTCATTGGTGCTCAGATTTTCCCACTCTTCCGGATACTCGTACGCCCGCACAAGATATACATCACGTCTCGGCACGCCGGGCGGTGGAGTTTTGGGTGGCTTAAACGACATTCTGTATTTAGTCATAAATCCGACATCCATCATAAATCTGTCCAGACGTTTTAACCCATTTTCGCTGAAAATTCCTGACAAAATCGGCGCATCTTTCATCTTTTCAAAAGGACCTGCCAGATCACGCAATAAAAGCCCAACGCCGGAACCATCATGTCCCTCCCGCATAACATCCAGCGCCCTTAATGCTATCATTGGAGACAGGGGTTCTTCACTGGTTAGCGCAATTAATCGGCACATATTCTTTCTCCTTATCTAAAACTCCAAAATCCATTATCTAACAGCTTACACTTGCTATCTATAATTAAAGGATATAAATATAAAGCAATATTTAAGCCATAAGCAGTAACTATATAAAATATAAATGATTTCGGAATGATATATTTATAGAGTGATGTTCAGGACAAAGCAAGCATTACATTTTTGTTGTTTTAATGTCCAACTTATTACATATATGCAAGTTTGCTTTGGGTATATAGGAGCCTCATCGATACTGGCGATAGTCAATGCCACATTTTTTTAATTTGTAAGCGAACTTTCTTACAGTTGTTTTGAGTATTTTTGAGGCTAAGGTGATATTTCCCCGTGAATTTTTCAGAGAGTCAATTATCATATCCCTTCCCAGATTTTCCACCGCCTCGTCCATGGACAGGGCAGGCAAAGTGTCAGATTCCGTACCTGTCTGCAGTGTGGGAGGAAGATGGTAGCTATGGATCACACCCTCTTCACATAAAAGAACTGCGCGCTCTATACAGTTTTCCAGCTCTCTAACATTTCCGGGCCAGTGGTAATCCATAAGCATATCTATGGCAGGTGTTGAAAACCGTCGGATATCCTTGTTGCTTTCCTTTGTATATTTTTCAAGAAAATGCTCAGCCAAAAGTAAAATATCTGTCTTGCGTTCTCTCAGTGGAGGCAAATATATCGGAAAAACATTCAAACGATAATACAGATCGCCCCTGAAGGTTTCCTCCTCAACTCCCTGTTCAAGATTCTTGTTGGTTGCAGCGATTATTCGAACATCGGTCTTAATGGTTATCTGACCTCCTACACGTTCAAATTCCTTTTCCTGCAAAACGCGAAGGAGTTTTATCTGAACGTCAAGACCAACGGAACCAATTTCATCAAGGAATATCGTTCCCTTATTAGCCAGCTCAAATTTCCCTAACTTTTGCTTTATGGCGCCGGTAAACGCCCCCTTTTCATGCCCAAACAGTTCGCTTTCTATGAGTTCTGAAGGAAGCGCTGCGCAATTTACTTTAACACATGGGCTCTTTGCCCTCAGGCTATTATAATGTATCGAGTTTGCCACCAGCTCTTTGCCTGTTCCGCTCTCTCCACGAATAAGCACCGTGGCATTGCTTCTGGAAACCTGGGATATCATCTGAAAGACTTCCCGCATCTTGTTGCTGTTACCTATGATACCGGTAATACTATATTTGTTTTCCAGTTCGTTTCTAAGCCTCTGGTTCTCCTCTCTTAAGCGCTCCTTTTCAATACGGATTGTTTCCAGATTGATAACATGCCTTGCAACCATAGTCGCAACAACAGACATGAGCTTTTTCCCTTCCTTTAAAGAATAAGATTCGTCAAAAGGTTTATCAACGCTGATTGCTCCGATTACCTTGCTTTCCTTCATTACCGGCACACATATAAACGAAAACCCCCGATCCTTTGTGCTTTTTCTGGAGGCTGTACGATTAAGAAACAAAGGTTCTTCATCGATTTTCGGAATCGCAACCGCCCTGCCTGTTTGAATAACTCTGCCGGTAATCCCCTCACCCAGTTTGTATTTTACTCTTTTAATAGTGCTTTTTGAAAGATCGTGAGCTACCTCTATAAAAATTTCATTCTGCAAAGAGTTTAATATCGTAATTGTGCCGCGCACCATATCCATTGAGCTGGAAAGAATATCCAAAACATCATACAGGCTCTTTCTAAGATCAAGATGCCTGTTTAAAGCCTTGCTGATTTCATAAAGCAGGGTAATTTCTTCTATACGTTTCATGTTAACCTGAATGTTTTATATGGTGAGAAAAAAACATCGGCTTGTGCCGATACACGGTTATAAATTTGAGATTATGATAGACATTTGTATTTTATATAATATCGGTCTTGATAACCTGTGTCAAATTATTAAACAGCCCAAAATCCACCGCCCATTCCCCTCGGGTGCAATACAAAAAAGTGATAAGACATAAGACATTAAATCATTTTTTTGGTATATTTGTTGCTTAATTAGATATTATAGAAATTTTCATTTTTTACCCGATTTCATTAATAGGTTAGAGAATATTCAGTCTGCAATAATGGTTCGCAGCTCTTAGCTGGCAAGGTAAGAATTCAATAAGTTGGGGTAATTGAATGATTTACCTGAGCGAATATAGAAATTATTGATCAGCACTGTTTTGTAGAGACTACCTGTATTTTCGTCTAAGAGGCTTTTTATGAAGTGTAGATCCTTGATGATTCAGGGAACAGCATCACATGTAGGAAAGAGTATTTTAGTTGCTGCATTCTGCCGGATACTCAGGCAGGACGGGTATAATGTGGCGCCCTTTAAGGCACAAAACATGGCTCTCAACTCTTTCATCACAAGGACCGGCGGAGAGATGGGGAGAGCGCAGGTTGTGCAGGCGGAGGCCGCGGGTGTGGAACCGGATGTAGATATGAATCCTGTATTGATAAAACCAAATACGGATGTGGGATCCCAGGTTATAATTCATGGCAGGGTTTATGAAAACATGTCTGCAAGTTTGTATCATAAGTTCAAAAAACATGCCCGTGAGTTTGTCAGGGAGAGTTTCCAAAGATTGAGCGAAAACTATGATTTCATAATAATAGAGGGGGCAGGATCCCCAGCAGAGATAAATCTGCGAGAAAATGATATCGCCAACATGGGAATGGCTGAGATTGCGGACTGTTCCGTTGTACTGGCAGGAGACATAGACAGGGGAGGGGTGTTTGCCTCACTCGTTGGCACCATAGAACTGCTTTCGGAAAATGAAAGGCGGCGCATTAAGGGCTTCATCATTAACAAGTTCCGCGGTGACATCTCATTATTAAAGCCTGGACTCAATTTTTTGGAAGAAAAGACAGGAATTCCCGTTCTGGGAACCATACCCTATTTTAAAGATATTTATATACAGGAGGAAGATGGCGTGTCGCTGGAGAGGTTATTAATCTCTTCAGGGGGAAATGGGAAAATTGATGTTGCTGTTATTCGTCTTCCA includes:
- a CDS encoding glutamate synthase, which codes for MCRLIALTSEEPLSPMIALRALDVMREGHDGSGVGLLLRDLAGPFEKMKDAPILSGIFSENGLKRLDRFMMDVGFMTKYRMSFKPPKTPPPGVPRRDVYLVRAYEYPEEWENLSTNELCSRLLILRLELQKMGEEKKDMIVFSFWPDTIMIKEIGEPLELAEHLNINRMELGARVIMAQGRQNTNYEINLYACHPFFIQGFSTMTNGENTAFVPIREYLMSRGFQGYTGYQSDSEVFTHILHYTVLQLGLSIEAYKHVITPLQDEDLKNHPDYQFLKQLKHSCRKLITDGPNCVIGCLPDNSLFMAQDRKKLRPGVVGGREGLFCFCSEICGLDAAIPDRDKSTDFQPMHLDTAIVGPDRKEVAICCQTQQLPRPH
- a CDS encoding sigma 54-interacting transcriptional regulator, which produces MKRIEEITLLYEISKALNRHLDLRKSLYDVLDILSSSMDMVRGTITILNSLQNEIFIEVAHDLSKSTIKRVKYKLGEGITGRVIQTGRAVAIPKIDEEPLFLNRTASRKSTKDRGFSFICVPVMKESKVIGAISVDKPFDESYSLKEGKKLMSVVATMVARHVINLETIRIEKERLREENQRLRNELENKYSITGIIGNSNKMREVFQMISQVSRSNATVLIRGESGTGKELVANSIHYNSLRAKSPCVKVNCAALPSELIESELFGHEKGAFTGAIKQKLGKFELANKGTIFLDEIGSVGLDVQIKLLRVLQEKEFERVGGQITIKTDVRIIAATNKNLEQGVEEETFRGDLYYRLNVFPIYLPPLRERKTDILLLAEHFLEKYTKESNKDIRRFSTPAIDMLMDYHWPGNVRELENCIERAVLLCEEGVIHSYHLPPTLQTGTESDTLPALSMDEAVENLGRDMIIDSLKNSRGNITLASKILKTTVRKFAYKLKKCGIDYRQYR
- a CDS encoding cobyric acid synthase → MKCRSLMIQGTASHVGKSILVAAFCRILRQDGYNVAPFKAQNMALNSFITRTGGEMGRAQVVQAEAAGVEPDVDMNPVLIKPNTDVGSQVIIHGRVYENMSASLYHKFKKHAREFVRESFQRLSENYDFIIIEGAGSPAEINLRENDIANMGMAEIADCSVVLAGDIDRGGVFASLVGTIELLSENERRRIKGFIINKFRGDISLLKPGLNFLEEKTGIPVLGTIPYFKDIYIQEEDGVSLERLLISSGGNGKIDVAVIRLPHISNFTDFDPFEREPGVNLRYVNYGEKIGNAGVVIIPGSKNTIDDLNYLHNSGYVQEILRHHRNGGSVVGICGGYQMLGEYIEDPYHIETSVESINGIGLLPVRTLIEKKKVTSQVTAKIHQLNRFFKNAEELTGYEIHMGKTELRSGQYMFEIIQRGKKQTSAPEGFISEDGRVWGTYIHGIFDNDGFRQNFIKRARLTKGISVPSEEHDSFSFQEFKETQYDRLAALVRRSINMEAFYKIAGLR